A genomic region of Caenorhabditis elegans chromosome V contains the following coding sequences:
- the ccch-1 gene encoding C3H1-type domain-containing protein (Partially confirmed by transcript evidence), with product MSIENYHLSFLKSLCSADNGVGVPSHSINGFGSTPSTQSSPTSAPNTIESLLEPFGLQNSQADFAAALAQLTGQSVKQMDRQQASAIQRPTSFAGSSLFGASEFGNPLGAPGTPIGSQHQMSIGQNLVSASSPYSTPQLTPMATPNGQAPPPKNPKLYKTELCRSWMDHGRCNYGERCQYAHGELEKRPVPRHPKYKTEACQSFHQSGYCPYGPRCHFIHNEPPSAQSQYSTPISTPVPHQTTPSLYASQYHNVTMKQQQPTQNASNVPNNVLQRVYSLPNGGYGSAGESPPCSSNDSGSESPNGSFSPGLDLEDSGPFSAGFLSASPHKLQQQKTNAAPRVPTSRFLSYDQSNLNDSQFSNLLNDICQWNIEDSLSTPFSGFLPSKWSTTTEETSPATTTPVSTPGRLPVFAQLSNPQ from the exons ATGTCAATTGAAAACTATCACCTATCATTCCTCAAG AGTCTCTGCAGTGCCGATAACGGTGTTGGTGTCCCCAGTCACAGTATTAACGGATTTGGTTCGACACCATCAACACAATCATCACCGACTTCTGCTCCAAACACTATAGAATCACTTTTGGAGCCATTCGGCCTACAGAACAGCCAAGCTGACTTCGCTGCCGCACTTGCCCAGTTGACCGGACAGTCTGTCAAACAAATGGATAG ACAACAAGCTTCGGCTATACAAAGACCTACGTCGTTTGCTGGGAGCTCTCTCTTCGGAGCTTCTGAGTTTGGAAACCCACTTGGAGCGCCTGGAACACCAATTG gatcACAACATCAAATGTCCATTGGGCAGAATCTAGTTAGCGCATCGTCGCCATACTCGACTCCACAGCTCACACCGATGGCGACTCCGAATGGACAAGCACCACCACCAAAGAATCCGAAACTCTATAAGACCGAGCTCTGTAGATCTTGGATGGATCATGGACGATGCAATTATGGCGAACGGTGTCAGTATGCACATGGAGAACTCGAAAAGCGACCAGTTCCTCGACATCCAAAGTACAAGACAGAGGCTTGTCAGTCATTCCATCAAAGTGGATATTGTCCATATGGTCCAAGATGCCATTTCATTCACAA tgaaccTCCAAGTGCTCAGAGTCAGTATTCAACACCGATCTCCACTCCAGTACCACATCAAACTACACCTTCTCTTTATGCGTCACAGTATCATAATGTCACAATGAAGCAGCAACAACCAACTCAGAATGCCAGTAATGTTCCGAATAATGTTCTTCAACGTGTCTATTCTTTGCCAAACGGAGGATACGGTAGTGCTGGAGAATCACCGCCATGTAGTTCAAATGACTCTGGAAGTGAATCGCCGAACGGAAGTTTCTCGCCTGGATTGGATCTTGAAGATAGTG GACCATTCTCTGCTGGATTCCTTTCCGCTTCACCACACAAGTTGCAACAGCAGAAAACAAATGCGGCACCACGTGTTCCGACGAGTAGATTCCTATCGTACGATCAGTcaaattt aaacgacAGCCAATTCAGCAACTTGCTGAATGACATTTGTCAATGGAATATTGAAGATTCATTATCTACTCCTTTCTCAG gaTTCTTGCCATCAAAATGGTCAACAACAACAGAAGAAACGTCACCAGCGACCACAACCCCAGTGTCAACACCCGGTCGTTTGCCTGTTTTTGCGCAGCTCAGTAATCCccaataa
- the F38B7.2 gene encoding CX domain-containing protein (Confirmed by transcript evidence): MHYTPGFVLLMLPLGILGIVRERPRTVTYHADISTNFYPRFVKTVFAEESHNFDVIENKTGKFYFIHPDTPIEFEKYKYYWNESHADLKGVKNLCEYRINWMIDSKEMYETFSPENTQMKSLFYRCHFAQTCMGLECKIDSRLFVPPIFLLIFISIFWCFKRMLRRDMKRVERQTSFHIMDPTNPAHRSPPPPYNAQNSAIPPPYHNARHGRVSRSNSHSRSRSNSRS; this comes from the exons ATGCATTATACTCCCGGTTTTGTTCTATTGATGCTACCACTTGGTATTCTTGGAATTGTTAGAGAAAGACCACGAACAGTCACGTATCAtgc agacatCTCCACAAATTTCTACCCTCGATTTGTCAAAACCGTCTTCGCAGAGGAATCACATAACTTTGATGTGATAGAAAATAAGACTggcaaattttatttcattcatCCCGATACGCCAAtcgaattcgaaaaatataaatattactGGAATGAGTCACACGCTGATTTGAAAGGAGTGAAAAATCTTTGCGAATATCGTATAAATTGGATGATTGATTCAAAAGAAATGTATGAG acattttcccCTGAAAATACACAAATGAAATCATTATTTTATCGTTGCCATTTTGCGCAAACGTGCATGGGATTGGAATGCAAAATTGACAGCCGACTTTTTGTACCACCAAT atttcttctaattttcatttcaatctTTTGGTGTTTCAAGAGAATGTTACGAAGAGATATGAAACGTGTTGAGCGTCAGACATCATTCCACATAATGGACCCAACAAATCCAGCACATCGatctccaccaccaccatacAATGCACAAAACTCTGCTATACCGCCGCCATACCATAATGCTCGACATGGAAGAGTATCTCGATCAAATTCTCATTCTCGGTCAAGATCAAATTCACGTTCTTAA
- the F38B7.2 gene encoding CX domain-containing protein (Partially confirmed by transcript evidence), translating into MHVSKIQNFYSNLVLEIKIFRDISTNFYPRFVKTVFAEESHNFDVIENKTGKFYFIHPDTPIEFEKYKYYWNESHADLKGVKNLCEYRINWMIDSKEMYETFSPENTQMKSLFYRCHFAQTCMGLECKIDSRLFVPPIFLLIFISIFWCFKRMLRRDMKRVERQTSFHIMDPTNPAHRSPPPPYNAQNSAIPPPYHNARHGRVSRSNSHSRSRSNSRS; encoded by the exons ATGcatgtttccaaaattcagaacttttattcaaaccttgttcttgaaattaaaattttcagagacatCTCCACAAATTTCTACCCTCGATTTGTCAAAACCGTCTTCGCAGAGGAATCACATAACTTTGATGTGATAGAAAATAAGACTggcaaattttatttcattcatCCCGATACGCCAAtcgaattcgaaaaatataaatattactGGAATGAGTCACACGCTGATTTGAAAGGAGTGAAAAATCTTTGCGAATATCGTATAAATTGGATGATTGATTCAAAAGAAATGTATGAG acattttcccCTGAAAATACACAAATGAAATCATTATTTTATCGTTGCCATTTTGCGCAAACGTGCATGGGATTGGAATGCAAAATTGACAGCCGACTTTTTGTACCACCAAT atttcttctaattttcatttcaatctTTTGGTGTTTCAAGAGAATGTTACGAAGAGATATGAAACGTGTTGAGCGTCAGACATCATTCCACATAATGGACCCAACAAATCCAGCACATCGatctccaccaccaccatacAATGCACAAAACTCTGCTATACCGCCGCCATACCATAATGCTCGACATGGAAGAGTATCTCGATCAAATTCTCATTCTCGGTCAAGATCAAATTCACGTTCTTAA
- the F38B7.10 gene encoding CX domain-containing protein (Confirmed by transcript evidence), translated as MRMSSVYLQICMLILILALLIQKYNLINLRYKNENNYYRFVRSAYATNINHLDFVEYNGNEIFINHPEKAFYFDQYMYYWDDNHDDLKGFDSICEYALFGFLDAPQLSKTYFPNMTRSTSIFFHCSSSFTTCSGLECELKQSCWNIILILIAVFILIYPIKLLWDFLIKRQKQIAHQRRMSLSNHETNNPAAPVFECSPPSPPLMLHDVDLPPSYNSACLNSPPSYEAVIQGKVLFTVSSYSPVV; from the exons ATGCGAATGAGCTCTGTTTACTTACAAATCTGCatgttgattttgattttggcattactcattcaaaaatataatttaatcaatttaagatataaaaatgaaaacaactATTACCGTTTTGTTCGTAGTGCGTACGCAACGAACATAAATCATCTGGATTTTGTTGAATACAacggaaatgaaattttcataaatcatCCAGAAAAGGCATTTTATTTTGATCAATATATGTATTATTGGGATGATAATCATGATGACTTGAAAGGTTTCGATAGTATTTGTGAATACgcactttttggttttctagaTGCCCCTCAATTGTCAAAG acataCTTTCCCAATATGACTCGGTCAACAAGTATTTTCTTTCattgttcttcttctttcacTACCTGTTCGGGATTAGAATGTGAATTGAAACAATCTTGTTGGAATATAAT ATTGATTTTAATAGCTGTTTTCATTCTAATTTATCCCATTAAACTTTTAtgggattttttgataaaaagacaaaaacaaatAGCCCATCAACGAAGAATGTCATTATCCAATCACGAAACAAATAATCCCGCCGCTCCAGTGTTTGAGTGCTCTCCGCCGTCTCCTCCGCTAATGCTTCACGATGTCGATCTGCCTCCGTCCTATAATTCAGCATGCTTGAATTCACCTCCATCCTACGAGGCAGTTATTCAAGGAAAAGTATTGTTTACAGTGTCATCCTATTCCCCAGTTGTGTAA
- the F38B7.11 gene encoding CX domain-containing protein (Confirmed by transcript evidence) gives MSRIFSKNMTFFHSETRFGTPYHIINENKTFIFDGTRYYLDPKLKETFQDICEYSIHPLLDATELQTTYLPNMTHVDSIYYECSCFELCYGLRCRINPFYLIIVCLTVGIFFVWTTSIVYIKIRKNQKIKQRPSSSSNSESIALPPSYKVACSHLSEIPPSYASIMAGNVILAEPLNSSII, from the exons ATGA GCcgtattttctcgaaaaatatgactttttttcattctgaGACTCGTTTCGGAACTCCCTATCACATAATTAATGAGAACAAAACGTTCATTTTTGACGGAACAAGATATTATTTGGATCCAAAACTCAAAGAAACATTCCAAGATATTTGTGAATACAGTATTCATCCACTCCTTGATGCCACTGAACTTCAAACG acgTACCTTCCAAATATGACACATGTCGATTCTATTTATTATGAATGCTCGTGTTTTGAACTATGTTACGGGCTGAGGTGCAGAATTAACCCGTTTTATTTGATAATAGT TTGCCTCACCGTTGGTATCTTCTTTGTTTGGACTACTTCAATAGTCTAtattaaaatcagaaaaaatcagaaaataaaacaaagacCATCATCTTCATCAAACTCCGAATCAATCGCACTCCCTCCATCCTATAAAGTAGCTTGCTCACATTTGTCAGAAATACCACCATCATATGCATCTATTATGGCAGGGAACGTTATCCTTGCAGAACCTTTAAACTCTTCTAttatttaa
- the F38B7.17 gene encoding PheST operon leader peptide PheM (Partially confirmed by transcript evidence): protein MNKNMGMSHRLFLTVFLHFTKGTKEKREKHEEAFRFP, encoded by the exons ATGAACAAGAATATGGGAATGAGTCATCGTTTGTTTCTGACA gtgTTCTTGCACTTCACAAAAGGAACTAAAGAGAAACGTGAGAAACACGAAGAAGCGTTTCGATTTCCATGA
- the F38B7.3 gene encoding PH domain-containing protein (Confirmed by transcript evidence), whose protein sequence is MFCTSEAAVDMDSGRGDIRRLKDGEILKYTSGIFSSKWKKMYAVLFSDSRLVWFENRGDRKPKGSVLLKDVIPYICVGLMTDRMPVKRPNVPEGNSVHHLVGIGMNPKADPCHWILFSSDSDIESWFTEITKTLPKPANPPPNAPQQGPGAQPPQQQNNGGYVPPTVYPSAPPPVQPGYNPRPASGQSYPSGPQVPPAYGQYPQPGYPQPAGVPTSSHTTVIVRDGGYGGGGYGGYGGGGGGFGSTGLGFGSGILAGSLLGYGLGSMWGGHHSYGGWGGGYGGGGYGMAGGYYSDNDTTVTNNYYNYGDNDNNGGNNHSSSSNAITDAPGNAGDQSQQQSDNNYGNANQDSYDQGNDYGNDYGNAGYDSGDFGGGDYGGGGYDSGDFGGGDFGGGDFGGGDFGGGDY, encoded by the exons ATGTTCTGCACCTCTGAGGCTGCTGTCGATATGG ATAGTGGAAGAGGAGACATTCGTCGTCTGAAAGACggagaaattctgaaatacaCATCAGGAATCTTCAGTtcaaaatggaagaaaatgtATGCGGTGTTGTTCAGCGATTCGCGTCTtgtttggtttgaaaataga GGTGATAGAAAACCAAAAGGAAGTGTTCTTCTGAAAGATGTGATACCATATATTTGTGTGGGACTAATGACTGACAGAATGCCTGTGAAAAGACCAAATGTACCAGAAGGAAATTCAGTTCATCATCTCGTTGGAATTGGAATGAATCCAAAAGCTGATCCATGTCATTGGATTTTGTTTTCCTCAGATTCAGATATTGA atcttgGTTCacagaaatcacaaaaacattACCGAAGCCTGCTAATCCTCCACCAAATGCACCACAACAAGGGCCTGGAGCCCAACCACCACAGCAACAAAACAATGGAGGATATG ttcccCCAACAGTATATCCAAGTGCTCCTCCTCCAGTTCAGCCAGGCTACAATCCTCGTCCTGCCAGCGGACAGTCTTATCCATCTGGACCACAAGTCCCACCAGCTTATGGACAATACCCTCAACCTGGTTATCCACAACCGGCTGGAGTTCCAACTTCTTCTCACACAACTGTAATCGTCAGAGATGGAGGTTACGGTGGTGGCGGATACGGTGGATATGGAGGAGGTGGTGGAGGATTCGGAAGCACTGGGCTTGGATTCGGCTCTGGCATCTTGGCTGGAAGTCTCCTTGGCTACGGATTGGGATCCATGTGGGGAGGACATCACAGCTACGGTGGATGGGGTGGCGGTTACGGTGGAGGTGGTTATGGAATGGCTGGTGGATATTACTCCGATAATGATACAACTGTTACCAACAACTATTACAATTATGGAGATAATGACAACAATGGAGGAAACAATCATAGTAGTAGCTCGAATGCTATTACAGATGCTCCTGga aatgccGGTGATCAATCTCAACAGCAGTCGGATAATAATTACGGAAATGCTAACCAAGACTCATATGATCAAGGAAATGATTATGGGAATGACTATGGAAATGCTGGTTATGACTCTGGAGACTTTGGTGGCGGAGACTACGGAGGTGGTGGATATGATTCGGGAGACTTCGGAGGTGGTGACTTTGGTGGTGGTGATTTCGGAGGTGGAGATTTCGGAGGAGGCGACTATTAA
- the srx-85 gene encoding G-protein coupled receptors family 1 profile domain-containing protein (Partially confirmed by transcript evidence) — translation MASNSSNEDVPIIYNYQDPSSFIASILMIVNGSFGVVCNSLIIYIFCKETKERTAFNVICMVRAFVNLYILITNHLGLFVPMTLSGKAIVSKTLETWAISMSNSLYMANEYLTVVISVNRFISLFFPLYYVKLCGMKPTVVILIVMYAYRIGAVAKETISFTAINCYILYYVEYLSWLPDFSPQCSGNSGILLFMAVNFAIVSVINVATFAKIFKFYKNQNKTDKESRKRIKKNIYLFIQTVLQDSLYLIDISFTFYFNSFYDYRFWTFFCGTFVWQSLHSLDGFIMIMFNERLSFLKKQLFQPLASKVSFVRVSQVPSRVHSNA, via the exons ATGGCGAGTAACTCTTCAAATGAGGATGTTCCAATCATCTACAATTATCAAGATCCTTCTTCATTTATTGCTTCAATTCTCATGATCGTT AATGGCTCATTTGGAGTTGTTTGCAACAGTCTcataatttacattttttgcaaagaaacCAAAGAAAGAACAGCTTTCAATGTAATATGTATGGTACGAGCATTTGTCAACTTATACATTCTGATTACAAATCACTTGGGACTTTTTGTTCCGATGACTTTATC TGGAAAAGCAATAGTGAGTAAGACTCTAGAGACTTGGGCAATATCAATGTCAAACTCTTTGTATATGGCAAATGAATATCTGACAGTGGTTATATCAGTTAATCGATTTATTTCTTTATTCTTTCCATTGTATTATGTTAAACTTTGTGGAATGAAACCAACTGTTGTAATTTTGATAGTGATGTATGCATATCGAATTGGTGCAGTCGCCAAAGAAACTATAAGTTTTACAG CAATCAATTGCTACATCCTCTACTACGTCGAATATTTATCTTGGCTCCCAGATTTTTCCCCGCAATGCTCTGGTAACAGCGGAATTCTACTTTTCATGGCTGTCAATTTCGCTATCGTGTCAGTGATCAACGTGGCAACTTTTGccaaaatattcaagttttacAAA aatcaaaataaaactgacAAGGAATCACGAAAGcgaataaaaaagaatatttatCTTTTCATTCAAACAGTGCTCCAAGATTCTCTCTACCTCATTGACATTTCGTTCACTTTTTACTTTAATTCGTTCTACGACTATCGGTTTTGGACGTTTTTCTGTGGAACCTTTGTATGGCAATCGTTACACTCACTGGATGGATTTATCATGATAATGTTCAATGAGCGACTAtcctttctcaaaaaacagcTCTTTCAACCACTGGCGTCGAAAGTTTCTTTCGTTCGAGTTTCTCAAGTGCCATCCAGAGTTCATTCCAATGCAtaa
- the duo-1 gene encoding ubiquitinyl hydrolase 1 (Confirmed by transcript evidence), with protein MTEEFMVDVSIVGSDIHTLKNRRLKFDGSSLHILGPKAAETRIFSCEKILYKRMKMTKEGKMLTIPLVEENGKRDVMIKLIFTPPHDAFRTWVVNEFNKFIEENKNSMQATQSKRPPSAASGSSSRTEKSSVRPIFNEQILREDHEKARQLSRPSSQATKSSEVASRLSSDQGRESSIGLMDQMVASSDAFDSLKKDRKRSPVDALQTSAPKTMKPKRSEDIKDEKQRDEKPQAETVFSEILEPAQSSKRSESPLLSSDVFLRKLHENRQLVNTGNSCYYNSTMQAVSSCNPLVIRCEQLYRMVRDNIELFDDSMNNDQADIKRKYIVLQNFLKVVICLGWHFNKRNEGKSIELRRYDLLQYRQNVGKINEEFNNDDQQDAHEFLLTLIGAVDDAMGVMSKNVKTIDNVGITLNPARAFKIDVETMYVCQGCSNEELKVDSRNDLGVSVMDGCSVQKLVSSFVKWSPIEKECSSCKHKISSSCERISTFPECLIINLKRYELEGQGPPFSMKKKSCRVEPSFKLDVSSLGNFPPVEHPEMFENKEYSTTEPVNSEDSRLAEITTDDAHFNDSRVSGRLLGGADEEMSQCSVIVEDVKKRKELYFNIFSNEKDFDDILDEMGINNGENQKRFHFERHITGPPSKMYQFQLPGATRGITPDGNCFYRAISWWITGVQSHHMIFREAVGKHLKKNELMFKKYCHNEIYEKYVENAMRDGVWATTCEIFAMANMLNVEIITYLGDSGWVPHSPQNNYPPRKGAIYLKNTNMHYEPTTSLRKNSPERSPMKKENTNGSSMHDELDENDYLKSDIHPGTYSLVAVVCHLGDSPNKGHYVAYTKELYKNSSWLRCSDDNIYAVSKNDVSEAIRSSGYLMFYELQ; from the exons ATGACCGAAGAATTTATGGTTGATGTCTCAATTGTCGGTTCGGATATCCATACTCTAAAAAATCGGAGACTAAAATTCGATGGATCTTCACTTCATATATTAGGCCCGAAGGCAGcggaaactcgaattttttcatgtgaaaaaattctataCAAACGAATGAAAATGACGAAGGAGGGAAAAATGCTCACGATCCCATTGGTTGAGGAAAATGGCAAACGCGAtgt aatgattaaattgattttcactCCGCCACATGATGCATTCAGGACATGGGTTGTTAATGAGTTCAACAAGTTTAtcgaagaaaacaaaaatt cgATGCAGGCCACACAATCCAAGCGTCCCCCGTCTGCGGCATCCGGAAGTAGCAGCCGCACGGAAAAATCCTCAGTTCgtccaattttcaatgaacAAATCTTGAGAGAAGACCACGAGAAAGCTCGACAGCTCTCACGACCATCATCACAGGCCACAAAATCTTCTGAAGTTGCTTCACGCCTCTCAAGTGATCAAGGTCGAGAGTCTTCGATTGGGTTGATGGATCAAATGGTTGCATCCAGTGATGCGTTTGACTCATTGAAGAAGGATAGAAAAAG aagtccCGTCGACGCTCTTCAAACAAGTGCTCCGAAAACAATGAAGCCAAAGAGATCAGAAGACATCAAAGACGAAAAACAGCGTGATGAGAAACCACAAGCAGAAacagttttcagtgaaatctTGGAACCTGCTCAGTCATCTAAACGGTCAGAATCACCTCTCCTGTCTTCAgatgtttttttgagaaagttgcATGAAAATAGACA attagtAAACACTGGGAACTCGTGTTACTATAATTCAACAATGCAAGCTGTTTCATCATGCAATCCGCTGGTTATTCGTTGTGAACAACTTTATCGTATGGTTCGAGACAATATCGAATTGTTTGATGACTCAATGAACAACGATCAGGCCGATATCAAGAGAAAATACATCGTTCTTCAGAACTTCTTAAAAGTCGTTATCTGCTTAGGATGGCACTTCAATAAGCGGAACGAGGGAAAGTCTATCGAATTGCGTAgatat GATTTGCTTCAATATCGTCAGAATGTTGGGAAGATCAATGAAGAATTCAATAATGACGACCAACAAGATGCTCACGAGTTTTTACTAACTCTTATCGGAGCTGTTGACGACGCAATGGGAGTCATGTCGAAAAATGTAAAGACAATCGATAATGTTGGAATAACACTCAATCCAGCAAGGGCTTTCAAGATTGATGTGGAGACAATGTATGTATGCCAAGGATGTAGCAATGAGGAACTGAAGGTCGATTCACGAAATGATTTGGGAGTTTCTGTGAT GGATGGATGTTCGGTGCAAAAACTGGTTTCGTCGTTTGTTAAATGGTCTCCGATTGAGAAAGAATGCTCGTCATGCAAGCACAAAATATCTTCATCATGCGAAAGGATATCAACATTTCCAGA ATGTCTCATTATCAATTTGAAGAGATATGAGCTGGAAGGACAAGGACCTcctttttcgatgaaaaagaaaagttgcCGGGTCGAACCATCATTCAAGCTCGACGTCTCTTCATTGGGGAACTTTCCGCCAGTGGAGCATCCTGAGATGTTTGAAAACAAGGAGTATTCTACTACGGAACCGGTTAATTCAGAAGACTCTAGACTTGCCGAAATTACGACGGACGATGCTCATTTTAACGATTCTCGTGTATCAGGCAGGCTGCTTGGTGGAGCCGATGAAGAAATGTCGCAATGCTCTGTTATCGTAGAAGATGTGAAAAAGCGGAAAGAGTTatatttcaatatattttcaaatgagaaGGATTTTGATGATATTCTTGATGAAATGGGCATCAACAATGGTGAAAACCAGAAAAG atttcattTCGAGAGACACATAACTGGGCCTCcatcaaaaatgtatcaattTCAACTCCCTGGAGCCACACGAGGAATTACACCAGACGGAAATTGCTTTTATCGTGCGATTTCGTGGTGGATTACCGGAGTTCAATCGCATCATATGATCTTTCGCGAAGCAGTCGGCAAGCATCTCAAGAAGAACGAattaatgttcaaaaagtaCTGTCATAATGAGATATACGAGAAGTACGTTGAGAATGCAATGCGTGATGGAGTTTGGGCGACAACTTGTGAAATTTTCGCTATGGCCAATATGCTCAACGTTGAGATTATAACGTATCTTGGAGATAGTGGATGGGTACCTCATTCCCCACAAAATAATTATCCACCAAGAAAAGGAGCTATATATTTGAAGAATACAAATATGCATTATGAGCCTACAACTTCATTGAGAAAGAATTCACCAGAAAGGTCGccaatgaaaaaagaaaacactaATGGGAGTTCAATGCATGATGAGCTGGATGAAAATGATTATTTG aaaagcgATATTCATCCTGGAACATATTCATTGGTTGCTGTCGTGTGTCATCTCGGAGATTCGCCAAATAAAGGACATTATGTAGCTTATACAAAAGAATTGTATAAGAACTCAAGTTGGCTCCGCTGCTCTGATGATAATATATATGCTGTTTCAAAGAACGATGTCTCCGAAGCTATCCGATCGTCCGGATATCTTATGTTTTATGAACTCCagtag
- the srx-86 gene encoding G-protein coupled receptors family 1 profile domain-containing protein (Predicted) encodes MNNPTGYVTLDYRDALNLTVSFLLFVIGIFGIVCNSSIVYIFFNEKSERTSFNLICVYRSLSNIYILATTFIGLFLPKTIIGCSPYHPFIESTLIQVSNSLYLGNEYQIILVAINRFVAMFLPTYYNKICGIKTTLVILTAIYAFRIIILIMESVDKFAIPCNSFFDLETLAWSYDKKEKCQFVDNILTVISITFLIMTAINGATLIKIISFYKSNQSKSRETKKRIRRNVFLFLQTGLQDSLYLIDLFFMIKLSGLSTSRVWTYISGTFVWQCLHSIDGFIMIMFNERLSFLRRKLFQTPSSTQHPNQKFTVSAVQSMR; translated from the exons ATGAATAACCCAACTGGTTATGTTACACTCGATTATCGTGATGCTCTTAACCTGACTGTATCATTTCTGCTTTTTGTG attggcatttttggaattgtttgTAATAGCTCAATTGTGTATATATTCTTCAATGAAAAATCCGAACGAACTTCTTTCAATCTAATTTGTGTATACAGAAGCCTTTCAAACATCTACATTCTTGCCACAACATTCATTGGACTTTTCTTGCCAAAAACTATTAT AGGATGTTCTCCATATCATCCTTTCATTGAAAGCACATTAATTCAAGTTTCAAACAGCTTGTACCTTGGTAACGAATATCAAATTATTCTGGTTGCGATCAATCGATTTGTTGCAATGTTTTTACCCACTTACTATAATAAAATATGCGGAATCAAAACTACTTTG gtTATTCTAACAGCCATCTATGCATTTCGAATTATCATTTTAATCATGGAGTCGGTAGATAAATTTG CAATCCCATGCAACTCGTTTTTCGACTTAGAAACTCTTGCATGGTCGTAcgacaaaaaggaaaaatgtcaATTCGTTGATAATATTTTAACAGTTATATCAATTACTTTTCTCATAATGACTGCCATAAACGGTGCAACCTTAATCAAAATAATATCATTCTATAAA TCGAATCAAAGTAAAAGTCGTGAAACTAAAAAGCGTATCCGACGTAATGTCTTTTTGTTTCTACAAACTGGACTTCAAGATTCCTTGTATCTGATTGATCTCTTTTTTATGATTAAACTAAGTGGGCTCAGTACTTCTCGTGTATGGACCTACATTAGTGGAACATTTGTTTGGCAATGCCTTCATTCAATAGACGG attcaTAATGATCATGTTCAATGAAAGACTATCGTTCCTCCGTAGAAAGTTGTTCCAGACTCCGTCATCCACACAACATCCCAACCAGAAATTCACAGTTTCTGCAGTTCAGTCGATGCGGTGA